In Quercus lobata isolate SW786 chromosome 12, ValleyOak3.0 Primary Assembly, whole genome shotgun sequence, a genomic segment contains:
- the LOC115972340 gene encoding peptidyl-prolyl cis-trans isomerase FKBP53-like isoform X1 — MGFWGIEVKPGKTYPYHSDNVEGKLHVTQATLGLGSSSAERCILQCHVGHKSPIFLCSLLPDKNETCPLSLEFQSDDLVAFSVIGPRSIHLSGYFVANEGDGVLDDYDSDSFGEDIADTNSDESSEFDSEDGYEDEDDFIDDSDLDMYNPSHVPNSGVVIEEIVDDEKATNGNGQQKRKKKNRSSDSEDHRESQQQIVVKSHSSPVLESEDEDGFPVSTEHKSNLNIQKPEAEAEQKEKKASEKTKKKKKKIKDGDQATGLKRKVESVDQDDHPERQKKKNKKKRKEQAKEGEALESGNNTEINVPIEDEKQPELKRSSNLNQASPVENDHDHKLSNKKDLDVDMDNVTGKNSSEEKKKKKKKKKSTTQEGEGKATVDHTVSAVGNKEVEEKQSEVKSSQVRTFANGLVIEELQMGKPDGKRASPGKQVSVHYIGKLKSNGKIFDSNVGRAPFKFRLGIGHVIKGWDVGVNGMRIGDKRRLTIPPSMGYGAKTAGKIPPNSWLMFDVELVDVR, encoded by the exons ATGGGTTTCTGGG GAATTGAAGTAAAACCTGGCAAAACATACCCTTATCACTCAGACAATGTTGAAGGAAAGCTTCACGTTACTCAG GCAACATTAGGCCTTGGCTCATCATCAGCTGAAAGGTGTATACTTCAGTGTCATGTAGGACACAAGAGCCcaattttcttgtgttctttgttACCGGATAAGAACGAGACGTGCCCGTTAAGTCTTGAGTTTCAGAGTGATGATTTAGTAGCCTTCTCAGTGATTGGCCCTCGAAGCATTCATCTCTCTGGTTATTTTGTGGCCAATGAAGGAGACGGTGTTCTTGATGACTATGATTC TGATTCTTTTGGGGAGGATATTGCTGACACAAACTCAGATGAATCATCTGAGTTTGATTCTGAAGATGGatatgaggatgaggatgatttCATTGATGATAGTGATCTTGACATGTACAACCCTTCACATGTTCCAAATAGTGGAG TTGTAATAGAGGAAATAGTGGATGATGAGAAGGCTACAAATGGCAATGGCCAGcaaaaacgaaaaaagaagAATCGATCAAGTGATTCTGAGGACCATAGAGAATCTCAACAACAAATTGTTGTCAAGAGTCATAGTTCCCCTGTTTTGGaaagtgaagatgaagatggtTTTCCGGTTTCTACTGAGCATAAAAGCAACTTGAATATTCAGAAGCCTGAAGCAGAAGCAGaacagaaagaaaagaaagcatctgagaaaaccaagaagaagaagaagaaaataaaagatggtGATCAAGCTACTGGCTTAAAAAGAAAGGTTGAAAGCGTAGACCAAGACGATCATCCAGAAAG gcaaaagaagaaaaacaagaagaagcGAAAAGAACAGGCTAAAGAGGGAGAGGCTCTTGAATCTGGTAACAACACCGAAATCAATGTTCCTATTGAGGATGAAAAGCAGCCTGAGTTAAAGAGGAGCTCCAATCTGAACCAAGCTTCACCTGTTGAGAATGATCATGATCATAAGCTATCTAACAAGAA GGACCTTGATGTTGATATGGACAATGTTACTGGGAAAAATTCCtcggaggaaaaaaaaaagaagaaaaagaagaagaagtcaaCTACTCAGGAGGGTGAAGGGAAAGCTACTGTGGATCATACTGTTTCAGCTGTGGGAAATAAGGAGGTAGAGGAAAAACAAAGCGAAGTCAAGTCATCTCAAGTGAGAACCTTTGCAAATGGGCTGGTTATTGAGGAGCTACAAATGGGCAAACCAGATGGCAAAAGAGCTTCTCCTGGAAAACAG GTCAGTGTCCACTACATTGGCAAACTTAAAAGCAACGGCAAAATTTTTGACTCGAATGTGGGAAGGGCACCCTTTAAATTCCGTCTAG GTATAGGACATGTTATTAAGGGATGGGATGTTGGTGTTAATG GCATGCGTATTGGGGACAAAAGAAGACTCACTATTCCACCATCAATGGG CTATGGAGCTAAAACTGCAGGGAAGATACCACCAAATTCATGGCTCATGTTTGATGTAGAGTTGGTTGATGTTCGTTGA
- the LOC115972340 gene encoding peptidyl-prolyl cis-trans isomerase FKBP53-like isoform X2 encodes MGFWGIEVKPGKTYPYHSDNVEGKLHVTQATLGLGSSSAERCILQCHVGHKSPIFLCSLLPDKNETCPLSLEFQSDDLVAFSVIGPRSIHLSGYFVANEGDGVLDDYDSDSFGEDIADTNSDESSEFDSEDGYEDEDDFIDDSDLDMYNPSHVPNSGVVIEEIVDDEKATNGNGQQKRKKKNRSSDSEDHRESQQQIVVKSHSSPVLESEDEDGFPVSTEHKSNLNIQKPEAEAEQKEKKASEKTKKKKKKIKDGDQATGLKRKVESVDQDDHPERDLDVDMDNVTGKNSSEEKKKKKKKKKSTTQEGEGKATVDHTVSAVGNKEVEEKQSEVKSSQVRTFANGLVIEELQMGKPDGKRASPGKQVSVHYIGKLKSNGKIFDSNVGRAPFKFRLGIGHVIKGWDVGVNGMRIGDKRRLTIPPSMGYGAKTAGKIPPNSWLMFDVELVDVR; translated from the exons ATGGGTTTCTGGG GAATTGAAGTAAAACCTGGCAAAACATACCCTTATCACTCAGACAATGTTGAAGGAAAGCTTCACGTTACTCAG GCAACATTAGGCCTTGGCTCATCATCAGCTGAAAGGTGTATACTTCAGTGTCATGTAGGACACAAGAGCCcaattttcttgtgttctttgttACCGGATAAGAACGAGACGTGCCCGTTAAGTCTTGAGTTTCAGAGTGATGATTTAGTAGCCTTCTCAGTGATTGGCCCTCGAAGCATTCATCTCTCTGGTTATTTTGTGGCCAATGAAGGAGACGGTGTTCTTGATGACTATGATTC TGATTCTTTTGGGGAGGATATTGCTGACACAAACTCAGATGAATCATCTGAGTTTGATTCTGAAGATGGatatgaggatgaggatgatttCATTGATGATAGTGATCTTGACATGTACAACCCTTCACATGTTCCAAATAGTGGAG TTGTAATAGAGGAAATAGTGGATGATGAGAAGGCTACAAATGGCAATGGCCAGcaaaaacgaaaaaagaagAATCGATCAAGTGATTCTGAGGACCATAGAGAATCTCAACAACAAATTGTTGTCAAGAGTCATAGTTCCCCTGTTTTGGaaagtgaagatgaagatggtTTTCCGGTTTCTACTGAGCATAAAAGCAACTTGAATATTCAGAAGCCTGAAGCAGAAGCAGaacagaaagaaaagaaagcatctgagaaaaccaagaagaagaagaagaaaataaaagatggtGATCAAGCTACTGGCTTAAAAAGAAAGGTTGAAAGCGTAGACCAAGACGATCATCCAGAAAG GGACCTTGATGTTGATATGGACAATGTTACTGGGAAAAATTCCtcggaggaaaaaaaaaagaagaaaaagaagaagaagtcaaCTACTCAGGAGGGTGAAGGGAAAGCTACTGTGGATCATACTGTTTCAGCTGTGGGAAATAAGGAGGTAGAGGAAAAACAAAGCGAAGTCAAGTCATCTCAAGTGAGAACCTTTGCAAATGGGCTGGTTATTGAGGAGCTACAAATGGGCAAACCAGATGGCAAAAGAGCTTCTCCTGGAAAACAG GTCAGTGTCCACTACATTGGCAAACTTAAAAGCAACGGCAAAATTTTTGACTCGAATGTGGGAAGGGCACCCTTTAAATTCCGTCTAG GTATAGGACATGTTATTAAGGGATGGGATGTTGGTGTTAATG GCATGCGTATTGGGGACAAAAGAAGACTCACTATTCCACCATCAATGGG CTATGGAGCTAAAACTGCAGGGAAGATACCACCAAATTCATGGCTCATGTTTGATGTAGAGTTGGTTGATGTTCGTTGA